A genome region from Erigeron canadensis isolate Cc75 chromosome 3, C_canadensis_v1, whole genome shotgun sequence includes the following:
- the LOC122591607 gene encoding secreted RxLR effector protein 161-like, with protein sequence MEDTSPMDTPIQKNHQLGMFSLNDPKVDHTRYRAMIGSLMYLTASRTDIMFAVCLCARYQSCPRESHMKVVKRILRYLKGQPMLVLWYSIGGDFEFVAYTDADYGGCNFDRKSTSGGCQFLGGRLVSWQCKKQTPVAISSCKAEYIAAGGCCSQVLWIQQQLRDYG encoded by the coding sequence ATGGAAGATACTTCACCAATGGATACTCCCATACAAAAGAACCATCAACTTGGAATGTTTTCTCTTAATGATCCAAAAGTTGATCATACTCGTTACAGGGCCATGATAGGTTCTTTGATGTACCTTACGGCATCAAGAACAGACATCATGTTTGCGGTTTGTTTGTGTGCGCGTTATCAGTCCTGTCCCAGGGAAAGTCACATGAAAGTTGTTAAGCGAATTCTTCGCTACCTCAAAGGGCAACCAATGCTGGTTCTTTGGTATTCGATTGGGGGAGACTTTGAGTTCGTGGCTTATACAGATGCTGACTATGGAGGCTGCAACTTTGATAGGAAATCGACTTCAGGTGGATGTCAGTTCTTAGGGGGGAGATTGGTTTCTTGGCAATGTAAGAAGCAGACTCCTGTTGCGATCTCGTCTTGCAAGGCAGAATACATAGCAGCTGGTGGATGTTGTTCACAGGTTCTATGGATCCAGCAACAGCTGCGTGATTACGGTTAG